The genomic segment TGCGCTAACGCATGGTATGCCCGACAATCAGTACAATCAAATTATTGTCATGGATACATAACGCATGGCGCACGCTCGATACAAACGCTTGGTTGATGTATTTGCCGCAGATATCCGCGCCGGCGTTTTGACGCCTGGTACGCGTTTGCCTACGCACCGGCAGCTCGCCGCGAAAGAAGGATTGGCTCTGGTCACTGCCTCCAGAGTCTATGCAGAGTTAGAGGCGATGGGTTTGGTCAGTGGGGAAACCGGCCGGGGAACATTTGTCAGAGAAACTGCGCTGCCTCCAGGTCAAGGCATCGACCAGCATGCGGCTGCGGCCGGCATGATCGATCTCAATTTCAACTATCCGTCGCTGCCTGGCCAGACCAGGCTGCTAAGCGATGCCCTCCGTCAGCTCGCCTCTTCTGGCGACCTGGAGGCGCTGCTGCGCTACCAGCCGCATGCCGGACGCCAGCATGAGCGCGCCATCGTGGCGCGTCATCTTGAATGCCGGGGACTATCGGTCGAAGCTGAGCGGATCTTGATCGTGAGCGGCGCGCAGCATGGTTTGGCTGCAACGGTCATGACGCTACTGCATCCGGGCGACGTTGTCGCAACCGATGCATTGACCTATCCGGGTTTCAAAGTGCTCGCCGAAGCGCATCGCTTGGAACTCGTGGCCATTCCGTCGTCAGGGGACGGCCCTGATCTGGATGCGCTTGACCAATTGTGCCGGAACCGTCGCGTACGTGCCGTGTATACGATGCCGACGCTACACAACCCAATGGGATGGGTGATGCGCATCGGCCAGCGAAAAAAGCTGGTATCGATTGCGCGCCAACACGGGCTGCTCATTATCGAGGACGCGGCATATGCTTTCCTTGCAGAAGATGCGCCGGCTCCTCTGGCAGCGCTGGCGCCAGAAACGACCGTGTACATATCCGGACTCTCCAAGAGTATTGCTACCGGGCTGCGGGTTGGGTTTGTCGCCGTTCCACCGCAATGGGTGCCCATGATTGAGCGCGCAATCAGGGCTACAACCTGGAATACACCCAGCGTCATGACCGCGATCGCCTGTGGCTGGCTCGAAGATGGCACCGTCACCCGTCTAGAAGCAGAGAAGCGCAGCGATGCAATGTGCAGGCAATCGATAGCCCGGGAAGCTCTGCGTGGCTTGCACTATGTCGGCCATCCCGCATCTTATTTTCTCTGGCTTCCCTTGCCGGATGAGGCGAGGGCCGATCAGGTGGCGATGGCGCTCTTGCACGAGAATGTCTCGGTATCGACCGCAGAGCCTTTTGCAACCTCCGAGCATGTTCCGCATGCGATCCGTCTCGCACTCGGGTCGGTAGATGTGGATACGCTCAAAGTGGCGCTTGAAAAAGTCAAAAAGATCATCGGCGATTACGCTTACTGAGCCACTTAACGGCCGGGAGACAGTATTTAAAAAAGGATGCCCAGCCTTCCAGTCGGGGCACCCTTTGCCGGCGGTAGTTACGCTGGTTCGCGGCGATCAAGTACATGTTCAAAGTACTCGCCTGCCCAGTACAGCAGCGCGATGCCGGGAAATGCCATGCCAGTCAGCAGTGCGGCATGCCAGCCGTAAGCCGCAAATACCCAGCCGCCCAGCGCGGAACCGAGCGCGCCGCCTGCGAAGAACAAGGCGAAATAGATACCATTGAGGCGGCTGCGCAGCTCCGCGCCCAAGCTAAAGATCGCACGTTGGCCCAGCACGAGATTTGCCGCAACGCCCATGTCCAGGACAATCGACGCGATCACCAGCAATGCGAGTGCAATAGTGCGGGAATCCGGCGCATACATCGGAAGGACGAAGCCTGTGATGCCCAGGCCCAGCGCGATGGCGGTTGCCACCAGCGTATGGCCAGCGTCTGCCAGCCGGCCAGCGATCGGCGAGGCCACGGCGCCGGCCATTCCCACCAGTGCGAAGATGGCAATGCCGGTTTGAGAAAGATGGAATTCAGGGCCGGCCAACATCATAGGGGTGACAGTCCAGAACAGGCTGAATGAACCGAACAGGCCAGCGTGATATGCGGCGCGGCGACGAAGTACCGGGGTGGTGGTGAATAGCGTCCACAGCGAGCCCATGAGTTTGTGATAAGGCATTGGGGAAGCTGGCACTCTCATCGGTAGTTTGCTGCGTAGCAGAACTGCGAGAGCGATGATGATCACTGATGCGCCGCCAAATACCACGTGCCAGCTGGTATGGTCGGCGACCAGGGACGCGACCGGGCGCGCCAGCATGATCCCCAGCAGCAGCCCGCTGACGACCTTGCCAACGGTCTGTCCACGGGTTGACTCTTTAGACAAGTGCGCTGCGAACGGTACAAGGATCTGGGCGGCAACGGATCCCAGGCCGATTGCGAGCGCGGCAGCCAGGAACATCCAAGCGCTGGTGCTGAACGCAGCGACCATCAACGCAACAGACGTAAACACGAGAGCGCTAAAAATGAGCCGGCGGTTTTCCAGCAAATCGCCCAGGGGGACGATGAACAGCAGGCCGATCGTGTAACCAATCTGCGTCAGCGTCACAATCAAGCCGGCGGCTTCTGCCGATAAGCCGGTTGCGCTGCTGATTGGCCCGACAAGGGTTTGTGCGTAATACAGGTTTGCAACGATAAGACCCGAAGCAATCGCCAGCAAGAGGACCATGCGTGGTGAAATATCGGGTTCGTGACTGGCATTTTTGCTCATGTTGAATTCCTCAGACGTTGAATACATCGACCGAGGTCATTGTAGGTAAAACGCGTTGAAAGATAATTAGTGCATAATCCTCCTATACATTTCATATTAAGTGAACAATCGATACGGAGGCGATGTGGACAAAGTGAAAGCCATGCAGACTTTTGTACGTATCGTAGAAGCAAACAGCTTCTCGAAAGCTGCCGAAACATTGGATTTGCCGCGTGCGTCGCTGACGGCGACCATGAAAAACCTGGAGGCCTTCCTCGGTACGCAATTGCTGCAGCGGACTACCCGCCGCCTGTCATTGACGCCCGACGGGGCGGAGTATTTCAAAAAATGTGTTGAGATACTTGGCGCCATAGAGGAGTCCGAGCTGTTGTTTCTTGGGCCAGATTCGAAAGCGCCGAAAGGAAAACTGCGGGTCGATCTGCCTGGCACGGTCGGGCGAAACTTGATTCTGCCGCATATCGCAGACTTTCATGCCATGTATCCTGAGGTGGAGCTGACTATCAGCTTGACTGACCGGCTTGTCGATATCATGCAGGAGGGTATCGATTGCGCACTGCGTGTCGGACGGCTGCAGGACTCTTCATTGATTGGGCGTCAAGTAGGCAACATGCGCTTTGTGACCTGCGCAGCGCCGTCGTACCTGGCGAAATACGGTACGCCAACCAGTATTTCGGATCTCCAGTTCCATCAAAGCATTGTTCACTTTTCGGGAAGAACGGGGCGTGCTTTCGATTGGGAGTTCGTGACAGACCAAAAAGTGGTGAAAGTTGAGATAAGCGGGCCGGTCGCAGTCAATGATGCTGACGCTAACGTTTGTTGCGCACTACAGGGCCTGGGATTGGCGCAATCAGGCGCGTACCAGGTGCGCGAGCACTTGAAGAGCGGGGCGCTTGTCGAAGTATTGGGAGAGTGGCCTCCAACTGCCATGCCCATCTCCCTGCTTTACCCGCAAGGCCGTATGGCGTCTCCAAAGGTCAAGGTATTCGCCAGTTGGATTAATTCGCTGTTTGAAGGCGATCCGGATTTGCAGCAGCGAGAGTAAATGCCGGTCCACGATGTGAGCTAGAATCAACCGGTTTTTACGGTGATCGACAGAGTCGGCTCGTCAATCTCGGAGCGGCTGGTCGGATTTTGCAAAGTGCATATTGCAACGCGTTAGCCATCAATTCACTCTCATGCTTGAAACCACACGACTCCTGCTCAGACCACCCACCAAGGCCGATGACCGGCGGCTCTTCGATATCTATGGCGATCCGCTGACCAATCTGTATAACCCCTTTGGTCCTCACCCCGACATAGAAAAGTCCAGGTCTGTTCTCGGCGGATGGATGGCGCATTGGGAGCAACATGGCTTCGGTCAATGGGCGATTGCAACCTTGCATGAGCCTGAGAAAGTCATCGGTTTTGGCGGTGTTGCGTTTCGCAAGTACATTGAAGATGAGAGGCTGAACCTGGGTTATCGCTTTGCGCCGGAAGCCTGGGGCATGGGTTATGCAACAGAGGTAGGCCGCGCTGCGCTCCGATGTGCCTTCGATCAGCATGGCCAGTCCGACGCCTATGCCATCGTGCGCCCTATTAATGCCCAATCAATCCGCGTACTCGAAAAGCTGCCTATGAAACGGATTGGCAGTCTGGATGATGTTCCGGGAGAACCGATGAGTCTCCTGTACTGGGCGGGTAACCAACACCCCGTTAGCTAATAGCAGGGATACAGTCCGGACTGTAAATTCAGAGCACAGTTGACTGGACGTACAGCTCTTGCGAATTCCCCTTGTTTCGTCTGGCGTCAGTGACTACACTCGAACTGTACCGATCGGTAAAGAGTCGCATTTTCGGTACGCCATTTCAACGTTAACTTTATAAGGTACACACATGAGCACACGACCACCTCTCCCGCCCTTCAACCGCGACAGCGCAATCCAGAAAGTACGTCTGGCCGAAGACGGCTGGAACACACGCAACCCGGAAAAAGTCGCGCTCGCCTATACCGAAGACAGCTGGTGGCGCAACCGCGTGGAATTTGTCCAGGGTCGCGCCGCCATCGTCGGGCTGTTGAGCCGCAAATGGGCGCGCGAACTGGAATACCGCCTGATCAAAGAATTGTGGGCATTTGACGGCAACCGTATTGCGGTGCGCTTTGCCTATGAATACCATGACGATTCGGGTCAGTGGTATCGCGCCTACGGTAACGAGAACTGGGAGTTTGCGGAGGACGGCCTGATGCGCTGGCGTCACGCCAGCATCAATGAAGCGCCGATTCCGGCTAGCGAGCGCAAATTCCATTGGGACCTGAACGGGCCAAGGCCGGCGGACCATCCGGGGCTGAGCGATATGGGCTTTTGAATAACAGGAACGGACAGGAACGAACAGGAAGCAAGATGGCAAGAATGATCGCGGAACGGGGTGATGTGGTGGTTATGCTGGCGGAAGTGTTCCGCGTCTACGGCTTCGAAGGGGCCAGCCTGGCACGCATCACCGAGGGGACCAAGCTGGGCAAGGGCAGTATCTATCATTTTTTCCCGGGTGGGAAAGAAGAGATGGCCGAGGCCGTGCTGTGTGAAATCGATGTCTGGTTCCGTACTCATGTGTTCGTGCCGTTACGCCAAGGCGCGGATGCTGCAAGCGCTATCGACGATATGTTCCGCGAAGTAGGCCACTACTTCCTGTCCGGTCGGAAAGTGTGTCTGGTTGGCGTGTTCGCGCTTGGCAATGAGCGCGATCGTTTTGCCGAGAAGGTCAAAAGCTATTTTGTCGAATGGGTTGCTGCGCTGGAAGCGGCGTTGCTGCGCGCTGGCAAAGATGCCGCCAATGCCGCGGCTCTGGCCGAGGAGGTGGTGGGAGGCATCCAGGGTGCGCTGGTGCTGGCGCGCGCCTTCGATCGTCCAGCCGTGTTCATGGCTGCCATGCAGCGCTTGAGGCAACGGCTGATATAAAGTCCTGTGCATCGTCGGGCTTCGCTGGCGCGACGTCGTGCAGGCCCTTGCCAGGCATGGTGCATTAGTTGTTTTGATATTGCCTTGCCATTGATTTTATGACAGCATTGCCGCGATTTTTTTGCATTGTCAGACCGAGCGTTTGACGTATTTCTTTGTTTCTTGTTTGTAAGCTTGCCAGGCGTTCTGACTGGCTTCTGGCGCAGCATGGTATCGAAATAAGTCCTGCCGCAAGTGATCCGAGCGGCAATGCGCTATTCTCAAATATTTCCAATTGGTAATAATTGCTGAATTCAAAAAACGTTCTCCCGCGCGGAGATTCGTGG from the Collimonas arenae genome contains:
- a CDS encoding MFS transporter; amino-acid sequence: MSKNASHEPDISPRMVLLLAIASGLIVANLYYAQTLVGPISSATGLSAEAAGLIVTLTQIGYTIGLLFIVPLGDLLENRRLIFSALVFTSVALMVAAFSTSAWMFLAAALAIGLGSVAAQILVPFAAHLSKESTRGQTVGKVVSGLLLGIMLARPVASLVADHTSWHVVFGGASVIIIALAVLLRSKLPMRVPASPMPYHKLMGSLWTLFTTTPVLRRRAAYHAGLFGSFSLFWTVTPMMLAGPEFHLSQTGIAIFALVGMAGAVASPIAGRLADAGHTLVATAIALGLGITGFVLPMYAPDSRTIALALLVIASIVLDMGVAANLVLGQRAIFSLGAELRSRLNGIYFALFFAGGALGSALGGWVFAAYGWHAALLTGMAFPGIALLYWAGEYFEHVLDRREPA
- a CDS encoding TetR/AcrR family transcriptional regulator, with the translated sequence MARMIAERGDVVVMLAEVFRVYGFEGASLARITEGTKLGKGSIYHFFPGGKEEMAEAVLCEIDVWFRTHVFVPLRQGADAASAIDDMFREVGHYFLSGRKVCLVGVFALGNERDRFAEKVKSYFVEWVAALEAALLRAGKDAANAAALAEEVVGGIQGALVLARAFDRPAVFMAAMQRLRQRLI
- a CDS encoding PLP-dependent aminotransferase family protein, which produces MAHARYKRLVDVFAADIRAGVLTPGTRLPTHRQLAAKEGLALVTASRVYAELEAMGLVSGETGRGTFVRETALPPGQGIDQHAAAAGMIDLNFNYPSLPGQTRLLSDALRQLASSGDLEALLRYQPHAGRQHERAIVARHLECRGLSVEAERILIVSGAQHGLAATVMTLLHPGDVVATDALTYPGFKVLAEAHRLELVAIPSSGDGPDLDALDQLCRNRRVRAVYTMPTLHNPMGWVMRIGQRKKLVSIARQHGLLIIEDAAYAFLAEDAPAPLAALAPETTVYISGLSKSIATGLRVGFVAVPPQWVPMIERAIRATTWNTPSVMTAIACGWLEDGTVTRLEAEKRSDAMCRQSIAREALRGLHYVGHPASYFLWLPLPDEARADQVAMALLHENVSVSTAEPFATSEHVPHAIRLALGSVDVDTLKVALEKVKKIIGDYAY
- a CDS encoding LysR family transcriptional regulator, coding for MDKVKAMQTFVRIVEANSFSKAAETLDLPRASLTATMKNLEAFLGTQLLQRTTRRLSLTPDGAEYFKKCVEILGAIEESELLFLGPDSKAPKGKLRVDLPGTVGRNLILPHIADFHAMYPEVELTISLTDRLVDIMQEGIDCALRVGRLQDSSLIGRQVGNMRFVTCAAPSYLAKYGTPTSISDLQFHQSIVHFSGRTGRAFDWEFVTDQKVVKVEISGPVAVNDADANVCCALQGLGLAQSGAYQVREHLKSGALVEVLGEWPPTAMPISLLYPQGRMASPKVKVFASWINSLFEGDPDLQQRE
- a CDS encoding GNAT family N-acetyltransferase, producing MLETTRLLLRPPTKADDRRLFDIYGDPLTNLYNPFGPHPDIEKSRSVLGGWMAHWEQHGFGQWAIATLHEPEKVIGFGGVAFRKYIEDERLNLGYRFAPEAWGMGYATEVGRAALRCAFDQHGQSDAYAIVRPINAQSIRVLEKLPMKRIGSLDDVPGEPMSLLYWAGNQHPVS
- a CDS encoding DUF1348 family protein; the protein is MSTRPPLPPFNRDSAIQKVRLAEDGWNTRNPEKVALAYTEDSWWRNRVEFVQGRAAIVGLLSRKWARELEYRLIKELWAFDGNRIAVRFAYEYHDDSGQWYRAYGNENWEFAEDGLMRWRHASINEAPIPASERKFHWDLNGPRPADHPGLSDMGF